The following are encoded in a window of Flavobacterium cupriresistens genomic DNA:
- a CDS encoding tetratricopeptide repeat-containing sensor histidine kinase, which produces MNKGRIVAIFCFLLFGISYGVMAQNQARADSLKLLLVKTDTLSSKAKMGIYAKIAAHSSSPDEVLLYANKLLEMASIDKQFTYVIEAYQSIGVAYRLKGNLKMALKNLFKSADLAIQYKNDKLLTSDYLEIANTYMSNNDFKNAIVYNKKAIAVIRLHGNKEQLAINLLNTGFSYYRLNELDSALSLYNEAAPIFDEIDLEIGKAYTIGNRALVYWKQGKYAIAEQDLLRAIKMLDLLGDTFGMADYHNQLGRIYSELKQTEKAINHTLKALNMAKVLDLKEQIRDAALLLSELYEVEKDYPKAFTYQSQYIAYKDSIENTEATKQLANLRTDFEVTQKEKEIALLEKRQLSNRIYIIVTVFLLLFAILLLLYFRQRFKNTRLMAHNERNQHDEKIKKLLNTQETKTLQSMVQGQENERKRIARELHNHFGSLLATIKVNLNAIDEKSISNHQTLTILVDQACTDIRNLSHELNMGISDNFGLVPALKELTAHLQQVNGLEVEFKAAMCQEQMSSENEIIVYRIVQELVSNVLKHAAATKLSILLTCFDDENLINILVQDNGKGFNVTEKSKEISGMGLKTLKEIIFNLQGDIKFDSNPASGTTVNIDLPF; this is translated from the coding sequence ATGAATAAAGGCAGGATAGTAGCTATCTTTTGTTTTTTATTGTTTGGCATCAGCTACGGAGTCATGGCGCAAAACCAGGCCAGAGCTGACAGCCTTAAATTACTGTTGGTTAAAACAGATACGCTTTCGTCGAAGGCTAAAATGGGGATTTATGCTAAGATAGCTGCGCATTCTTCTTCGCCGGACGAGGTATTATTGTATGCCAATAAATTGTTGGAGATGGCTTCAATAGATAAGCAGTTCACTTATGTAATTGAAGCCTATCAATCTATAGGTGTAGCATACAGGTTAAAGGGTAATTTAAAAATGGCTTTAAAGAATCTTTTTAAAAGCGCTGATCTTGCAATACAGTATAAGAACGACAAGCTGCTAACGAGTGATTATCTGGAAATAGCCAATACCTATATGTCCAATAACGACTTTAAAAATGCAATTGTCTATAATAAGAAAGCCATAGCCGTTATACGATTGCATGGAAATAAAGAACAATTGGCGATCAACCTGCTCAATACAGGATTTAGTTATTACAGGCTCAACGAACTCGATTCTGCTTTATCGCTTTATAACGAAGCGGCACCTATTTTTGATGAAATTGATCTTGAAATAGGCAAGGCCTATACCATAGGGAATCGTGCACTAGTTTACTGGAAACAAGGAAAATATGCTATTGCCGAACAGGATCTTCTTCGGGCTATTAAAATGCTTGATTTACTTGGTGATACATTTGGTATGGCCGATTATCACAACCAGTTGGGACGCATTTATTCTGAGCTGAAACAGACCGAAAAAGCCATTAATCATACGCTTAAGGCGCTCAATATGGCGAAAGTTCTTGATCTGAAAGAGCAAATCAGGGATGCGGCTTTGCTTTTGTCAGAACTATACGAGGTCGAGAAAGACTATCCGAAAGCGTTCACATATCAATCCCAATATATTGCTTACAAAGACAGCATCGAAAATACCGAAGCAACAAAACAACTTGCCAATCTTCGTACCGATTTTGAAGTAACTCAAAAGGAAAAAGAAATCGCACTGCTGGAAAAAAGACAACTTAGCAACCGGATTTATATTATTGTGACTGTTTTTCTGTTGCTTTTTGCCATTTTGTTGTTACTGTATTTCCGACAACGGTTTAAAAACACTAGGCTGATGGCCCATAATGAGCGCAATCAGCATGATGAAAAAATAAAAAAACTGCTAAATACGCAAGAGACCAAGACGCTCCAGTCGATGGTACAGGGACAGGAAAATGAACGCAAACGTATCGCACGGGAACTGCACAATCATTTTGGAAGTTTGCTGGCTACCATAAAAGTAAACCTGAATGCAATCGACGAAAAAAGTATTTCCAACCACCAGACGCTGACTATATTGGTAGATCAGGCCTGCACCGATATCCGAAATTTGTCGCATGAACTCAATATGGGAATCTCGGATAATTTCGGATTGGTACCGGCCTTAAAAGAATTGACCGCGCATTTACAACAAGTCAATGGTCTTGAAGTAGAGTTTAAAGCTGCCATGTGTCAGGAACAAATGAGCTCTGAAAATGAAATAATTGTATATCGTATCGTGCAGGAACTCGTGAGCAATGTATTGAAACATGCAGCAGCCACAAAACTATCCATATTACTGACTTGTTTCGATGATGAAAACCTCATTAATATACTTGTACAAGACAATGGAAAGGGATTTAATGTAACCGAAAAATCAAAAGAAATTTCCGGAATGGGGCTCAAAACCCTTAAAGAAATAATTTTCAATTTACAGGGAGACATTAAATTTGACAGCAATCCGGCAAGCGGAACTACTGTAAATATTGATTTGCCTTTTTAG
- a CDS encoding AidA/PixA family protein: MGLINILVAVDGTQLAEQVANGKIKPGTKTSPTSLGAWSQSDVYIAMISQHNNVVNNEGQSELKISANSGDTVQWAMTTFGNNVDNTAFLYAGSFSPSGAILPSGLLYFNSQTAEHLPNNSGTLQEFTNNVYLAQGTVIQVGVKIQYTLSFQLVNNANGNVIGYFSWDPFIDVNQG; encoded by the coding sequence ATGGGATTAATTAACATTTTAGTAGCAGTAGACGGAACGCAACTGGCAGAACAAGTTGCTAATGGCAAAATCAAGCCAGGGACCAAAACTTCACCAACTTCATTAGGAGCTTGGTCACAATCAGATGTGTATATTGCAATGATTTCACAACACAATAATGTTGTAAACAACGAAGGACAGTCTGAATTAAAAATTTCGGCGAATTCCGGCGATACCGTTCAGTGGGCAATGACCACATTTGGAAATAACGTAGATAATACCGCATTTTTGTATGCAGGATCATTTAGTCCTTCAGGTGCAATTCTTCCAAGCGGATTACTTTACTTTAATTCACAGACAGCAGAACATCTTCCAAACAACAGCGGTACTTTGCAAGAGTTTACCAACAATGTATATCTTGCTCAAGGTACAGTTATACAGGTTGGTGTAAAAATCCAGTATACCCTCTCATTTCAGTTGGTAAACAATGCTAATGGAAATGTAATAGGTTACTTTTCATGGGATCCATTCATCGATGTAAATCAGGGATAA